A genomic segment from Candidatus Binatia bacterium encodes:
- a CDS encoding GMC family oxidoreductase — protein MTTGARAQLPSRVPGVLGNTSLDQFDAVIIGAGAGGSAAARVLTVVGGKRVLILEHGPNYFLGLDDPDPNKPEPLFSNDELKLAIRGFVAQDPLLEPRTFRESEMAAAAFHHDVNTLPKTVGGAAIHADMKYPRFNRVDFRLASELAAKGVHYEGAAFADWPLTYDELEPYYTEAERLSGVQGLAGSDPFASPRTSDYPMPPGLPMYVAEVLSRGATTLGYHPFPYPGAQNSRFYRGRPPCNDCGFCSGYGCPNNSKGSPAVTTLREALLTGRCQLRYNAHVTRLLHNGRGRVTEVEYVDEHGTVQRARGDIFLLAASAIESARLCLLSGIGNESGLVGRFLMFHTQNISVGFYRQRLHGERGRSVTHGISDLRGVRPGGDEVDPSMPLGGIVEFGTNSGAISGAQAAVQAFELARLQNIPGLTLWRLLRANVFQGHIAVALQQAEDAPYFHNRIDLDPQLRDVFGQPVPRITYRLGTLERAARQFYGPRLVELHRAAGAEYGFLAPLDTPPQSRHVLGTLRMGADPASSVCDSQQRFHTVENLFAVDGSVFVTSSGYNPTLTIIALALRAAAHLVAPSSPERVLGKDGPL, from the coding sequence GTGACCACCGGCGCGCGTGCACAGTTGCCCTCACGGGTTCCTGGTGTTCTTGGGAATACCTCGCTCGACCAGTTCGACGCCGTCATCATTGGTGCGGGCGCGGGCGGCTCGGCGGCAGCACGGGTTCTTACCGTAGTGGGCGGGAAGCGCGTGCTGATTTTGGAGCATGGGCCTAACTACTTTCTGGGCCTCGACGACCCGGACCCCAACAAGCCTGAGCCACTGTTCAGCAACGATGAACTCAAACTCGCAATCCGCGGGTTCGTCGCGCAAGATCCATTACTCGAGCCGCGTACCTTCCGCGAGTCAGAGATGGCCGCGGCGGCTTTCCACCATGACGTGAATACACTCCCGAAGACAGTGGGCGGCGCAGCGATCCACGCCGATATGAAGTACCCGCGCTTTAACCGTGTGGACTTCCGCCTGGCCTCGGAGCTTGCAGCAAAGGGGGTCCACTATGAAGGCGCTGCCTTTGCTGATTGGCCGCTCACATACGATGAACTGGAGCCTTACTACACGGAGGCAGAACGACTTTCCGGGGTGCAGGGGTTGGCTGGCAGCGATCCTTTTGCCTCCCCCCGCACCTCCGACTACCCCATGCCACCCGGCTTGCCCATGTACGTGGCGGAAGTGCTGAGCCGCGGCGCCACGACCCTCGGCTACCACCCCTTTCCGTATCCCGGCGCGCAAAATTCGCGCTTTTATCGCGGCCGACCGCCCTGCAACGACTGTGGGTTTTGCTCCGGCTACGGCTGTCCAAACAATTCTAAAGGCAGCCCGGCGGTCACCACGCTGCGTGAAGCGTTACTCACCGGCCGCTGCCAGCTTCGTTACAATGCTCATGTCACCCGGCTGCTTCACAATGGTCGCGGTCGGGTCACGGAGGTCGAATACGTCGACGAGCATGGCACCGTACAGCGTGCTCGGGGAGATATATTCCTTCTCGCCGCAAGCGCGATCGAAAGTGCGCGCTTGTGTTTGCTTTCCGGGATCGGGAACGAGAGCGGCCTCGTCGGGCGATTCCTGATGTTCCACACGCAGAACATCAGTGTGGGCTTCTATCGGCAACGGCTCCACGGGGAACGCGGCCGCTCTGTGACGCACGGAATCTCCGATCTTCGCGGGGTGCGGCCCGGCGGAGACGAAGTTGATCCATCCATGCCCCTGGGTGGCATCGTGGAATTCGGCACCAACTCCGGCGCGATTTCCGGCGCGCAAGCTGCGGTGCAAGCATTCGAACTCGCCCGGCTGCAAAACATTCCGGGGCTTACGCTCTGGCGGCTGCTGCGCGCAAATGTTTTCCAAGGACATATCGCCGTCGCCTTGCAGCAAGCTGAAGATGCGCCGTATTTCCACAACCGGATCGACCTCGATCCTCAGTTGCGCGACGTGTTCGGTCAGCCCGTGCCGCGCATCACGTACCGGCTCGGGACGCTCGAGCGCGCAGCCAGACAGTTTTACGGCCCTCGGTTGGTGGAACTCCATCGCGCGGCGGGCGCGGAGTACGGTTTTCTCGCCCCGCTCGACACCCCGCCGCAGTCGCGCCACGTGCTCGGAACGTTACGAATGGGCGCAGATCCAGCGAGCTCGGTTTGTGATTCGCAGCAAAGATTTCATACTGTGGAGAACCTGTTTGCTGTGGACGGCAGCGTCTTTGTGACCTCCTCTGGTTATAACCCGACGCTGACAATTATTGCCCTGGCCTTACGCGCGGCCGCGCACCTGGTCGCGCCCAGCTCTCCGGAGCGCGTGCTCGGCAAGGACGGTCCTCTTTAG
- a CDS encoding glycerophosphodiester phosphodiesterase has translation MSQSFYRNPPPRIFGHRGAAGQAPENTLPSFALGLALGADILEFDVHPTRDGFIVVIHDDTLDRTTNGSGLVRDHALHQIERLDAGYHFSRDGRDFPFRGHGVRVPTFEAVLKQFPLATCNVEIKENDSGLIDEVIATLRRLDAVHRVLVAAENGAILEQVRLRAPDITTSFSAQDVLTFLDRLQHQRWDGYTPPGIALQVPPRVGDIELVRPELIAAAHQLGLEVHVWTLNDPDEIRRVLELRVDGVVSDLPGLAQVIAREFSGSVA, from the coding sequence ATGTCCCAGTCATTTTACCGCAACCCACCGCCACGGATTTTCGGGCACCGAGGTGCTGCCGGCCAGGCACCGGAAAACACCCTGCCCTCGTTTGCGCTGGGCCTCGCGCTCGGTGCCGACATTTTGGAATTCGATGTCCATCCAACGCGCGATGGCTTTATTGTCGTCATTCACGACGACACCCTCGACCGGACGACCAACGGCAGCGGACTCGTGCGCGACCATGCTTTGCACCAGATCGAGCGCCTGGATGCTGGCTACCACTTTTCCCGCGATGGGCGCGATTTTCCGTTCCGTGGCCACGGTGTGCGGGTGCCGACGTTCGAGGCCGTGCTGAAACAGTTTCCGTTGGCAACGTGTAACGTCGAAATCAAAGAAAACGATAGTGGACTGATCGATGAAGTCATCGCCACACTGCGCCGGCTCGATGCCGTGCATCGGGTCCTCGTTGCCGCGGAAAACGGCGCAATCCTCGAACAGGTCCGCCTCCGTGCACCCGACATCACCACCAGCTTCTCCGCTCAGGACGTACTCACGTTCCTCGATCGCCTACAACACCAGCGATGGGACGGCTACACACCGCCCGGAATCGCCCTCCAGGTGCCGCCGCGAGTTGGCGATATCGAACTTGTGCGACCAGAGTTGATCGCAGCAGCCCATCAGCTCGGCTTGGAAGTCCATGTATGGACTTTGAACGACCCGGACGAGATTCGCCGTGTTCTCGAACTCCGGGTCGATGGCGTGGTCTCCGACTTGCCCGGGCTTGCGCAGGTGATTGCGCGGGAGTTTTCAGGTTCCGTAGCCTGA
- the polX gene encoding DNA polymerase/3'-5' exonuclease PolX — translation MARAKRVISNAEVARILREIAMLLEMDNVPFKPRAYEKAAYAVESLSEPIAQVLEKGGERAIEELPGVGKSIAKKIVTMVRTGKLPYYEELHAKVPVDLSGLAAIEGLGPKNIKVLYEKLGVRTVEDLEKAAREGKIRSLPHFGEKSEQKILRGIEFLKRSQGRFLLGTVLPLVREIEGRLARVRGVRRVAIAGSIRRCKETVGDGDLLVVADDPDAVMDFFVNMPEVQYVHGKGHTKSSVKLHMGMDLDLRVVPAESWGAALNYFTGSKAHNVALRRIAMEKGLKLNEYGLFRGERVIAGRTEEEVYEALGLQFIAPELREDTGEIEAAREGKLPKLIEYGEVRGDLQVQTNWTDGAHSIEEMVEAARRLGREYIAITDHTRALAMVGLDAAKLREQMEYIDRLNSKLRGFRILKGAEVNIDRDGSLDIDNETLSQLDVVGIAVHSYFHLPRAEQTRRIVRAMENPHADILFHPTGRALLKREPYDVDLDEIFAAAVRTGTVLEIDGYPERLDLRDEHVRKAIQAGAKLVIDTDAHSIHHLDYLFFGIATARRGWATAADVLNTLPVDEFLAHLKGARGERKTARKGAAKRARRG, via the coding sequence ATGGCCAGAGCGAAGCGGGTAATCTCCAATGCAGAAGTGGCGCGCATCTTGCGCGAGATCGCCATGTTACTCGAGATGGACAATGTTCCGTTCAAGCCGCGGGCCTACGAGAAGGCCGCGTATGCGGTGGAGAGCCTTTCGGAACCGATTGCGCAGGTGCTGGAAAAGGGCGGAGAGCGCGCCATCGAAGAGCTTCCCGGAGTCGGAAAAAGCATTGCCAAAAAAATCGTGACCATGGTGCGGACGGGCAAATTGCCGTACTACGAAGAGCTGCATGCCAAGGTGCCGGTAGATCTGAGTGGCTTGGCCGCGATCGAGGGCTTGGGGCCGAAAAACATCAAGGTGTTGTACGAAAAGCTCGGTGTGCGCACGGTGGAAGATTTGGAGAAAGCGGCGCGCGAGGGGAAAATTCGCAGTCTCCCGCACTTTGGCGAAAAGAGCGAGCAGAAAATCTTACGCGGAATTGAGTTTCTCAAACGGAGCCAAGGTCGCTTCCTGCTGGGGACGGTGTTGCCGCTGGTGAGGGAGATTGAGGGACGGCTGGCGCGGGTTCGCGGGGTGCGTCGTGTGGCGATCGCTGGGTCGATTCGTCGCTGTAAGGAAACGGTGGGTGACGGCGATTTGTTGGTGGTGGCGGACGACCCGGACGCCGTGATGGACTTCTTCGTCAACATGCCGGAGGTGCAGTACGTGCATGGCAAAGGCCACACGAAGTCGAGCGTGAAGCTGCACATGGGTATGGACCTGGACTTGCGCGTTGTGCCTGCCGAGAGCTGGGGTGCAGCGTTGAATTACTTCACCGGTAGCAAAGCCCACAATGTGGCGCTGCGGCGCATTGCGATGGAAAAGGGACTGAAGCTGAACGAGTACGGGCTATTCCGCGGCGAGCGGGTCATCGCTGGCCGAACCGAGGAAGAAGTCTACGAGGCCTTGGGCTTGCAATTTATCGCGCCTGAGTTGCGGGAAGACACCGGAGAGATCGAAGCTGCGCGGGAGGGCAAGTTGCCGAAGCTAATTGAGTACGGCGAGGTCCGCGGCGACTTGCAGGTGCAGACCAATTGGACCGACGGGGCTCATTCCATAGAAGAGATGGTCGAGGCGGCGCGGCGGCTTGGTCGCGAGTACATTGCCATTACGGACCACACGCGCGCCCTCGCTATGGTCGGCCTGGACGCTGCCAAGTTACGCGAGCAGATGGAGTACATTGACCGCTTGAACAGCAAGCTACGAGGCTTCCGAATTTTGAAAGGGGCCGAGGTCAACATCGACCGTGACGGCAGTTTGGACATCGATAACGAGACATTGTCTCAACTCGACGTGGTGGGAATTGCCGTGCACTCTTACTTTCACTTGCCCCGGGCTGAGCAGACCCGCCGCATCGTGCGGGCGATGGAAAATCCCCATGCCGACATTTTATTCCACCCCACCGGCCGGGCCTTGCTAAAGCGCGAACCGTACGATGTCGATCTCGATGAGATTTTTGCCGCCGCCGTTCGCACGGGAACCGTGCTCGAAATCGACGGCTATCCAGAACGTCTGGACTTGCGCGATGAGCACGTTCGCAAGGCAATCCAGGCAGGGGCGAAACTGGTGATCGATACCGATGCCCACAGCATCCATCACCTCGATTACCTGTTTTTCGGGATCGCCACCGCTCGGCGCGGCTGGGCGACAGCGGCTGATGTGCTGAACACCCTGCCGGTGGATGAGTTTTTGGCGCACCTAAAAGGCGCGCGCGGTGAACGGAAGACCGCGCGCAAAGGGGCGGCCAAGCGCGCGCGCCGCGGGTGA
- a CDS encoding gluconate 2-dehydrogenase subunit 3 family protein: MRLLPELERAERARTKGFTRRQVLRWGLLGGAAALVPVTVPGCGDDGEPAAPPLDSEAPSFLTERERETLQALIETVLTPDEESGAVLYGVEDYIARLLSTIPTEQNPGFVFAGGPFSGRNPFPDYDRGAPSGNFPRNNFREFVPLNRWQRLSWRARLLGSDAVPEFDFNASVLGPVTGLRTQYRVGLQELEDLSQTTLGRPFTELTVAERQATLQRADADFVALVTGHILEGLFSAPEYGGNPNGLGWQLIGYDGDSQPLGYALFDRSADTYRERPDKPTSTANPNETFAAFPTEIATLLRTLTRLAGAPRFP, translated from the coding sequence ATGCGTCTACTCCCCGAGCTCGAGCGTGCCGAGCGTGCGCGTACAAAGGGTTTCACGCGCCGGCAGGTGCTGCGCTGGGGCTTGCTCGGGGGCGCTGCGGCGCTCGTGCCGGTTACCGTCCCCGGATGTGGTGATGACGGCGAACCGGCCGCACCGCCTCTCGACTCCGAAGCTCCCTCGTTTCTCACGGAACGGGAGCGCGAAACGTTGCAAGCGCTCATTGAAACGGTGCTCACGCCGGACGAGGAGAGCGGTGCGGTCCTGTACGGAGTCGAGGACTACATTGCCCGCCTCCTTTCGACAATTCCGACCGAGCAAAATCCAGGATTCGTTTTTGCCGGAGGGCCGTTTAGCGGCCGCAATCCGTTCCCGGACTATGATCGAGGTGCACCCAGCGGAAATTTTCCGCGCAATAATTTCCGCGAGTTCGTTCCACTGAACCGCTGGCAACGGCTGAGCTGGCGGGCCCGCCTGCTCGGCTCAGATGCAGTGCCGGAGTTCGATTTTAACGCCTCGGTTCTCGGTCCCGTGACCGGCCTCCGGACGCAGTACCGAGTTGGGCTGCAAGAGTTGGAGGATCTCTCCCAAACCACACTCGGCCGCCCGTTTACGGAGCTAACGGTGGCGGAACGCCAAGCCACGCTACAACGGGCAGACGCGGATTTTGTGGCCTTGGTGACCGGCCACATTCTCGAAGGCCTATTCTCTGCGCCCGAGTACGGCGGGAATCCCAACGGCCTGGGTTGGCAGCTCATAGGCTACGACGGTGATAGTCAGCCACTCGGCTATGCACTGTTCGACCGGAGCGCGGACACCTATCGCGAGCGACCCGACAAGCCGACATCGACCGCCAATCCAAACGAAACCTTTGCAGCATTTCCCACTGAAATTGCGACGCTGTTACGGACTCTCACTCGCTTGGCTGGGGCTCCCCGCTTTCCCTAA
- a CDS encoding radical SAM protein yields the protein MIAWQPDTVWIERGLETSHIAGNVHKFYPDVPQYTFDPPPPLPASDFATGKRQLVIQRHRGSFLHHCPAGTPGLVCCNYLVVNLGANCPFDCSYCFLQEYLAHTPGLRLFANVADALAEIDDVLRRHPQRRFRIGTGELIDSLALDHLTGHSQLLIPFFAERPNAVLELKTKSVAIDGLLQQSATQNVVVAWSLNAASIIDEEEPGTASLSERLAAAQALQQAGYRVAFHFDPLVAIENWEESYRDVVRALEATLDPHRVAWISLGHLRLSPGLKRAMKERQRGAQLLAGELVPGADGKQRAWRGIRLQMYRALLRWLAEWNEGIPRYICMEPAGVWEKTFGEAPTDQEVAARLVGPTL from the coding sequence GTGATTGCCTGGCAACCCGACACTGTGTGGATCGAGCGTGGGCTCGAAACGAGCCACATTGCGGGCAACGTGCACAAGTTTTATCCGGACGTCCCTCAATACACTTTCGATCCCCCACCTCCGCTGCCAGCGAGCGATTTTGCCACCGGCAAACGCCAACTCGTGATTCAGCGACACCGTGGCTCGTTCCTCCATCACTGCCCGGCAGGCACACCCGGCCTAGTTTGCTGCAACTATCTCGTGGTGAATTTGGGGGCTAACTGCCCGTTCGATTGCAGCTACTGTTTCCTGCAAGAGTATCTGGCCCACACTCCAGGGCTCCGCCTGTTTGCCAACGTGGCCGATGCACTGGCGGAAATCGATGATGTATTGCGCCGTCACCCGCAGCGGCGCTTTCGGATCGGCACCGGAGAGCTGATCGACAGTCTCGCCCTCGATCACCTCACCGGGCACAGCCAATTGCTCATTCCCTTCTTTGCGGAACGGCCGAATGCCGTCCTCGAACTCAAAACCAAGAGCGTTGCCATCGACGGTCTCCTCCAACAATCGGCAACCCAAAACGTGGTCGTTGCCTGGTCCCTCAACGCAGCATCCATCATCGACGAGGAGGAACCTGGCACTGCCTCGCTTAGCGAACGGTTGGCTGCGGCCCAAGCGTTACAACAAGCGGGCTATCGCGTCGCCTTCCATTTCGATCCTTTGGTTGCGATCGAAAACTGGGAAGAGTCCTACCGCGACGTGGTCCGCGCCCTGGAGGCTACGCTCGATCCACACCGGGTGGCATGGATCAGTCTCGGGCACCTCAGGCTGAGTCCGGGACTCAAGCGCGCCATGAAAGAACGGCAGCGCGGGGCGCAACTGCTTGCGGGAGAGCTTGTCCCAGGTGCGGACGGCAAACAGCGTGCATGGCGCGGAATCCGCTTGCAAATGTACCGTGCCCTGCTGCGCTGGCTGGCAGAGTGGAACGAGGGAATCCCTCGCTACATCTGCATGGAGCCGGCCGGGGTATGGGAGAAAACCTTCGGCGAGGCGCCCACGGATCAAGAGGTTGCGGCAAGGCTCGTCGGGCCCACGTTGTAG
- a CDS encoding ATP-binding protein: MGAARDRLLDEQLTRVRNYMRGCGLYLVPEGERGLRRELVALLEAAMPQVVEEWIRIVGRAFQIPEPQWAEVRDWMLSALQRWFRHIEDPEDVETYVFLRNHARRGFISHFPASRFLSGQMRLVRLFEERIEEQRKHDPVRAAALLRLLRQEFEERILHVTDFFVAGREADLREQEASYRQAVDNAPAAIFRVDCDFGTILGASRVAEKLVQLSREEMVGLRFWDLVPGEERQRVQRLLDEARRRGHARRDDLHLLQRDGERIPVFINAGLIEYAGQRFFQVICVDISERKRLESQLIQSEKMAAIGQLAAGIAHEIRNPLGIIANALFDLKEILPPGQPEVEEDLRIALEEMRRVQEIIDNLLEFSRTSRAETEVVDVNALLGKTLQLMQKSLQTRGVQVHTEFGDVGLCVANQNALRQVFLNLITNAVQAMPNGGELRIRTMPLGNDRIRLDFSDTGVGIPPQHLSSIFNPFFTTKEPGQGTGLGLSVVHSVVKQFRGEIRVQSQVNRGTTFTIELPRGEVDEEFVGLLGVPGRVSQ; encoded by the coding sequence ATGGGCGCTGCTCGGGATCGATTGCTGGACGAACAACTGACTCGGGTGCGTAACTACATGCGCGGCTGCGGCCTGTACCTGGTGCCGGAAGGGGAACGCGGGTTGCGCCGTGAATTGGTAGCCTTGCTCGAAGCGGCGATGCCGCAAGTAGTGGAAGAATGGATTCGCATCGTCGGCCGCGCCTTCCAAATTCCCGAGCCTCAGTGGGCAGAGGTGCGCGACTGGATGTTGTCTGCGCTCCAGCGTTGGTTTCGGCACATCGAGGACCCGGAGGACGTGGAAACCTACGTCTTTCTTCGCAACCACGCGCGGCGCGGCTTTATCTCTCATTTTCCCGCCTCGCGCTTCCTGAGCGGGCAAATGCGCTTAGTGAGGCTGTTCGAGGAACGGATCGAGGAGCAACGCAAGCACGACCCGGTGCGGGCGGCGGCCTTGTTGCGGTTGTTACGGCAGGAGTTTGAAGAGCGCATCCTCCATGTCACGGACTTCTTCGTGGCTGGGCGCGAAGCCGATTTGCGAGAGCAAGAAGCGAGCTACCGTCAGGCAGTGGACAATGCGCCGGCAGCGATTTTCCGGGTGGACTGTGACTTCGGCACCATCTTGGGAGCAAGCCGAGTTGCGGAAAAACTCGTGCAACTTAGCCGCGAGGAAATGGTTGGGTTGCGCTTTTGGGACCTCGTCCCAGGCGAAGAAAGACAGCGGGTCCAACGCTTGCTGGACGAGGCGAGGCGCCGCGGCCACGCACGCCGCGACGACCTGCACTTGCTGCAGCGGGATGGGGAACGTATCCCCGTGTTCATCAACGCGGGTCTGATTGAGTATGCGGGGCAGCGCTTTTTCCAGGTAATTTGCGTGGATATTTCGGAGCGCAAGCGGCTGGAGAGCCAGCTGATTCAGTCGGAGAAGATGGCCGCGATCGGCCAACTCGCGGCTGGGATTGCCCACGAGATCCGCAACCCCTTAGGCATTATTGCCAACGCGTTGTTCGACCTCAAAGAAATTCTGCCTCCAGGACAACCCGAGGTGGAAGAGGACTTGCGCATTGCCTTGGAAGAAATGCGGCGGGTGCAGGAAATCATCGACAATTTGCTCGAGTTTTCGCGGACCTCGCGGGCGGAGACCGAAGTGGTGGATGTGAACGCATTGCTGGGGAAAACCTTGCAACTGATGCAAAAGAGCTTGCAAACGCGGGGCGTGCAGGTGCACACCGAATTTGGCGACGTGGGCCTCTGTGTGGCGAACCAGAACGCGCTGCGGCAAGTGTTCCTGAATCTTATCACGAATGCGGTGCAGGCAATGCCCAACGGTGGCGAACTGCGGATTCGCACGATGCCTCTGGGCAACGATCGCATTCGCCTCGACTTTAGCGACACCGGCGTGGGTATCCCGCCGCAACATTTGAGCAGCATTTTCAATCCCTTCTTCACGACCAAGGAGCCGGGGCAGGGCACCGGTTTGGGACTCTCCGTGGTGCACTCGGTGGTGAAACAGTTTCGCGGTGAGATTCGGGTGCAGAGTCAGGTGAACCGGGGAACGACCTTCACGATCGAGCTGCCTCGCGGTGAGGTCGACGAGGAGTTCGTCGGTTTGCTGGGCGTGCCGGGGCGGGTAAGCCAATGA
- a CDS encoding glycosyltransferase family 2 protein: MVIPTYNRRTLVCEAIGSVLAQKGMPADAFELIVVDDGSTDGTSDFLRSQFGDTIRLVQLPTNQGVAAARNTGAAWARGEWLAFLDSDDLWHPRKLARHLRFAEEHHYAISQTEETWVRNGRVVNPCHHHRKPQGDIFIPSLERCLVSPSAVLLRRELWERHQGFDTSLPACEDYDLWLRIACEEPVGLLVEPLVIKRGGHADQLSRRFWGMDRFRVASLLRILFCHPLDDVRAHALLAVIDRKTHILANGARKRGRVEEAARYRLLFETARNYVHLRWPAEAQRGLRA; the protein is encoded by the coding sequence GTGGTCATCCCAACGTACAACCGCCGCACGCTCGTGTGCGAGGCGATCGGCTCCGTCCTCGCGCAAAAGGGTATGCCCGCCGATGCCTTTGAGCTCATAGTCGTGGACGATGGTTCCACCGACGGTACCAGCGATTTCTTACGAAGTCAGTTTGGCGACACGATCCGGCTGGTCCAGTTGCCTACCAACCAAGGCGTGGCGGCAGCACGCAACACCGGTGCGGCGTGGGCGCGGGGGGAGTGGCTAGCGTTTCTCGACTCCGACGACCTCTGGCACCCCCGCAAGCTTGCCCGACATTTGCGCTTTGCGGAGGAACACCATTACGCCATCAGTCAGACCGAGGAAACTTGGGTCCGCAACGGCCGCGTGGTGAATCCCTGCCACCATCACCGCAAACCGCAAGGGGATATCTTCATTCCGTCATTGGAGCGCTGCCTCGTGAGTCCCTCAGCGGTGCTGCTTCGACGAGAGCTGTGGGAACGCCACCAGGGCTTCGACACCAGCTTGCCGGCCTGTGAAGACTATGACTTGTGGCTGCGGATAGCCTGCGAGGAACCGGTGGGCCTGCTTGTGGAACCGCTGGTCATTAAGCGCGGTGGCCATGCCGACCAACTTTCCCGGCGCTTTTGGGGGATGGACCGCTTCCGCGTTGCCAGCCTGCTCCGCATCCTGTTTTGTCATCCGCTCGACGACGTGCGCGCCCACGCGCTGCTCGCGGTGATCGACCGTAAGACCCACATCTTGGCCAACGGTGCCCGAAAACGGGGGCGTGTGGAGGAAGCTGCGCGTTACCGATTGCTATTTGAAACGGCTCGGAACTACGTGCACCTACGTTGGCCGGCTGAAGCGCAAAGAGGCCTACGAGCATGA
- a CDS encoding SEC-C metal-binding domain-containing protein, with the protein MSGGGLAQPVAAAPTRRAAAAVSAAGPKVGRNDPCPCGSGKKYKKCHGA; encoded by the coding sequence ATGAGCGGCGGGGGGTTGGCTCAGCCTGTGGCCGCCGCGCCCACGCGCCGAGCCGCAGCCGCGGTTTCCGCCGCCGGACCGAAGGTGGGGCGGAATGACCCTTGCCCGTGCGGGAGCGGCAAGAAGTACAAGAAGTGCCACGGGGCCTAA
- the murI gene encoding glutamate racemase → MPPRPSSPAAKSRHAIGVFDSGIGGLTVVQQLMRLMPQEDIIYLGDTARTPYGTKSPETICRYATENAAFLLDKGIKLLVVACNSVSAVALDLLRQQLPVPVVGVIEPGAREAARRTRNGKVGVIGTEATISSGAYTRALKQFAPTLEIYTRACPLFVPLAEEGWVNNEVARAAARRYLASLRRSGIDTLVLGCTHYPLLAPVIGEILGPQVALVDSAGTTAQTVRRELQRHKLLRSNGSGSLSFFVTDAPERFIKVGSFFLGQPVESAVRLER, encoded by the coding sequence ATGCCTCCACGCCCGTCCTCGCCCGCCGCGAAGTCTCGGCATGCTATTGGCGTGTTCGACTCCGGAATTGGGGGGCTCACCGTTGTCCAACAGTTGATGCGGCTCATGCCGCAAGAAGACATTATTTACCTTGGCGACACGGCGCGCACACCGTATGGGACCAAATCGCCCGAAACCATTTGCCGTTACGCAACCGAAAACGCAGCGTTCTTGCTCGACAAGGGAATCAAACTTCTCGTTGTGGCTTGCAACAGCGTATCGGCAGTAGCCCTCGATCTCTTGCGACAACAACTACCCGTACCGGTTGTCGGGGTCATCGAGCCAGGCGCAAGGGAAGCCGCACGCCGAACGAGAAACGGGAAAGTTGGCGTCATCGGCACGGAAGCCACCATCTCCAGTGGTGCTTACACGCGGGCACTGAAACAGTTCGCCCCCACCTTGGAGATCTACACCCGTGCTTGCCCCCTATTCGTCCCGCTTGCAGAAGAAGGTTGGGTCAACAACGAGGTCGCGCGCGCGGCGGCGCGGCGTTATCTCGCAAGCTTGCGCCGCAGCGGGATCGACACATTGGTGCTCGGCTGCACGCATTATCCGTTGCTCGCTCCAGTCATCGGTGAAATTCTCGGCCCCCAGGTCGCCTTGGTCGATTCCGCCGGCACCACCGCCCAGACGGTACGCCGAGAACTGCAACGGCACAAGCTGCTGCGCAGCAACGGCAGCGGATCGTTGAGCTTCTTCGTGACCGACGCGCCAGAACGGTTCATCAAAGTCGGGAGTTTTTTTCTCGGTCAACCGGTGGAGTCGGCGGTTCGACTGGAACGCTAA